ATGTCCAGCCCGTCGCAGGTCAGTACGCGCAATCTGCGAACGTTATCCGCAGTGCGGCCTGCCATCACCGAATGCACTCCGCAGGAGTTGTTGCCAAGCATGCCGCCGAGCGTGTTGTGGGCGTGCGTAGACGGGTCCGGGCCGAACGTCAGATGGTGCTCCTCGGCCGCATCGCGCAGGTGATCGAGAACGCAGCCGGGCTCCACCCGCGCCAGCCGCGCGTCAGGATCGAGATGGGTAATCCTCGACAGATATTTGGTGAAATCGATGACCACCGCCACATTGCAGCACTGGCCGGCCAGACTCGTTCCCGCCCCGCGCGCCAGGATCGGCAGCTGTCGCTCGCGACACAGAGCCACTGTTTCGACTACGTCGTCCAGTGTTCGCGGCACTACTACACCTATCGGCACCTGCCGATAAAGCGAGCCATCGGTGGCATACAGCGCTCTACTGCCCTTGTCGAAGCGAACTTCACCGCGAATCCGCTGACGCAGTTCATCGCCAAGCTCTGCTGCCTGTTCTATCGACAGCTTGTCGGGCGTATTGCGGGTAGCAATCATCTCTCCCCCGTTCACAGTCGAAAGCGTTCGGCGTCAGCATCACGAAAGGCCAGTCCGTGCCCCGGCTGTTGCGGGTCAGGCCACAACTCGCCACGCCGCAACACCGTGCCGCTATCGAACAGCATCGATTCGAGCCGAACGTGATCATGAAAGTGTTCAAGGTGAAGCAGCTGAGGCACCGCCGTGCATATTGGAGCATGTACCGCAGGGGCACAGTGCGCTGAGATCGGCACGTTAGCCGCTTCGCACAGGGTCGCCGCCTGCAGAAAGCCGGTGTAACCGCAGCGCGTCGCATCGGCCTGCAGCACATCCACGGCGCTGGATCGCAGCATCCGCTCGAAATAATCCACACCCCAGCCGTATTCCCCAGCCGCCAGCGCCAGGTCGCCCGGAACCCGGTCACGCAACCAGGCCATGCCCCCCAGATCATCGGACGACACGGGTTCTTCCATCCAGGCAACGCCCAGCTCGGCCAGCTCGCCAGCCATCCCGAGAGCGTCGCGCGGGCCGCAGGCGCCGTTCAGATCGACCATCAAGGTCGCATTGGCGGCATGATCCCGAACCAGCTCTGCACGCCGCAGTGATTCCCGTCGGTGATTGCCAATCTTGATCTTGATAGCGGAAAGCTCGAGCTCGACCCAGCCCCTGACCTGTTCAATCAGCTCCGGGTCAGTCTGGTTGATGAACCCGCCGCTGCCATAGACCGGAACCGAATCACGCAGCTGCCCCCACAATCGCGGCAAGGGGAGCTGGAGAAGCCGCGCCTTGAGGTCCCACAGCGCCTGGTCCACCGCAGCGATCGCCATCATGGCCAGACCTGGTCGTCCCAGGTTGCGCACACTGTCGTTCATTCGCGCCCATATGGCCCCGGTATTGAATGGGGACGAGCCCTGGACGATAGGCGCGAGCTTGTCTTCGATCAGCATCGCCGCAGGCCGCGCCGAGGTATAGCTGTAGCCCAACCCTTCCCGAGCGCCGGCGCCTATGCGCACCACGACCATTTCAGTAGCGTCCCAGCGCAGTGTGCCGTCCTGCTCCGGGCGCTCGGTCGGAATCCGGTAGGTATCGACCCGCAATGTTTCGATCGGCGCATCGAACATGTCAGCGACCTGGGATATCCAGTCCGGCGACGAACTGCTTGGCGCTCTGCTTGATGATGTCCCATTGATCCGGATCGACCTTGCCCAGCGCCTTCATGTATGACATGACCTGATCCTTGGTGATGTGCGGTGGCATCGGCGGCACGTTGGCATCGGTGATGAACTCGATCACCACCGGCCGCTTCGCGGCCAGCGCTTCCTCCCATGCAGGTTTGATGTCCTCAGGCTTGTCCACGCGTATGCCATGAAAGCCCAGCAGCTCGCCGTAGGCCGAATAGGGAAAGTCGATGACATCCTGAGCTATCGAGAATTTTGGATCGCCCGCCAGGACCCGCTGTTCCCAGGTCACCTGGTTAAGGTCATGGTTGACCAGTACCAGAACGATGAAGGTCGGGTTCTGCCAGCGCTCCCAGTACTGCTTCACCGTAACCAGCTCGGCATTACCATTCATCTGCATGGCGCCGTCGCCAACCATGGCAATGACCGGACGCTCCGGGTAGGCCATCTTGGCGGCGATGGCATAAGGTACGCCGCTGCCCATGCTGGCCAGCTTGCCGGACAGCGAACCCATCATGCCGGGGCGCATCTTGATGTTGCGTGCGTACCAGTTGGTGTGCGAGCCGCTGTCGCCACACAGGATCACGTCATCCGGCAATTGCGGCGAAAGCTCCCAGAACACCCGCTGCGGGTTGATCGGGTCGGCGTCTTCCATCGCCCGGCGTTCGACATCTTCCCACCAGGTGGCCACGTTCTCCTCGACCGTCTCGCGCCAGCTGCGGTCTTCCTTGCGCTTGAGCAGGGGAATCAATTGACGAAGCGTTTCCGCGCTGTCGCCGATCAGATTCACCTCGGTCGGATAGCGTATGCCGACGTTGCGTGACTGGAGGTCGATTTGCACGGCACGCGCCTGACCGTCCTTGGGCAGAAATTCGGAATACGGAAAAGTCGTGCCGATCATCAAAAGCGTGTCGCAATCGCGCATCAGCTTCCAGCTCGGCTCCGTTCCCAGCAGGCCGATGCTTCCGGTCACGAACGGTAGATCGTCGGGCAGCGCAGCCTTGCCAAGCAGCGCCTTGGCGACACCGGCTCCAAGTAGGTCGCACACCTCGATCACTTCGCGGCTGGCGTTCAGCGCCCCGGCACCGACCAGCACGGCAACCTTCTCGCCCGCGTTGAGCACCTCGGCGGCAGCAGTAAGCTCGGACTGGCCCGGGCGCGGGCAGTAAGGTGCAGGTGTCGCGCTGGAGTAGTTGGAACCGTGCGAGCGCGGCGGGCTTTCCACTGCATCCTTCATTTGCACATCGTTGGGAATGATGATCACGCTTATCGCGCGCTCGGCTTTGGCGATGCGAAAAGCCCGGTCGACGATATGCCGCGCCTGGCTCGGGTCGGATATCTGCTGGACATAGTTGCCCACGTCCTGGAACACAGACTCGAGGTTGACCTCCTGCTGAAAGTCGCTTCCCAGGGAGCTCAGTCCTTGCTGGCCGACGATCGCCACGACCGGCACGTGATCCATCTTCGCGTCATACAGCCCGGCCAGCAGATGCAGCGCACCCGGGCCGGAGGTGGCCATGCAAACGCCCACTTCGCCCGTGAACTTGGCGTGGGCACCGGCCATGAACGCGGACATCTCCTCATGGCGAACGCGGACGTAGTCGAACCGGTCGCTGGCCCGGTCAAGCGCGCCCATGATCCCGTTGATCCCGTCGCCAGGGTATCCGAATATGCGCTTCACGCCCCATTCCGACATACGTTCGAGAATAAAATCGCCGACTTCGGCCATCGGTCACCTCCGCTTTGTTTGCCCGCCAGTAACGGTTGTCACAGCGTGTGACTGGGTGTCCCTAGCCACGTTCAGATGGTTTGGTGATAAGACGTGCGCGGAGCATGGCGAGAGGTTTTATGCGGCTCTCCGGCCATCCGTTTGGCACACGTGAAGCTTGCAGAAAAACGTCGCTTGAATGATTCTAAAGTGACAGTCCGCCATACCTGACGGGAAAGCAGGTGCGGTCCCTGTATTACAAGAGAGGCAATGCAATGTCCCCACTTCTT
The nucleotide sequence above comes from Halopseudomonas xinjiangensis. Encoded proteins:
- a CDS encoding enolase C-terminal domain-like protein — translated: MFDAPIETLRVDTYRIPTERPEQDGTLRWDATEMVVVRIGAGAREGLGYSYTSARPAAMLIEDKLAPIVQGSSPFNTGAIWARMNDSVRNLGRPGLAMMAIAAVDQALWDLKARLLQLPLPRLWGQLRDSVPVYGSGGFINQTDPELIEQVRGWVELELSAIKIKIGNHRRESLRRAELVRDHAANATLMVDLNGACGPRDALGMAGELAELGVAWMEEPVSSDDLGGMAWLRDRVPGDLALAAGEYGWGVDYFERMLRSSAVDVLQADATRCGYTGFLQAATLCEAANVPISAHCAPAVHAPICTAVPQLLHLEHFHDHVRLESMLFDSGTVLRRGELWPDPQQPGHGLAFRDADAERFRL
- a CDS encoding thiamine pyrophosphate-requiring protein translates to MAEVGDFILERMSEWGVKRIFGYPGDGINGIMGALDRASDRFDYVRVRHEEMSAFMAGAHAKFTGEVGVCMATSGPGALHLLAGLYDAKMDHVPVVAIVGQQGLSSLGSDFQQEVNLESVFQDVGNYVQQISDPSQARHIVDRAFRIAKAERAISVIIIPNDVQMKDAVESPPRSHGSNYSSATPAPYCPRPGQSELTAAAEVLNAGEKVAVLVGAGALNASREVIEVCDLLGAGVAKALLGKAALPDDLPFVTGSIGLLGTEPSWKLMRDCDTLLMIGTTFPYSEFLPKDGQARAVQIDLQSRNVGIRYPTEVNLIGDSAETLRQLIPLLKRKEDRSWRETVEENVATWWEDVERRAMEDADPINPQRVFWELSPQLPDDVILCGDSGSHTNWYARNIKMRPGMMGSLSGKLASMGSGVPYAIAAKMAYPERPVIAMVGDGAMQMNGNAELVTVKQYWERWQNPTFIVLVLVNHDLNQVTWEQRVLAGDPKFSIAQDVIDFPYSAYGELLGFHGIRVDKPEDIKPAWEEALAAKRPVVIEFITDANVPPMPPHITKDQVMSYMKALGKVDPDQWDIIKQSAKQFVAGLDIPGR